The genomic interval CGGATTGCGTATTTCATGAGCAATCCCTGCGGTTAAACGGCCAAGTGAAGCTAAACGCGTTTCACGTACGCGCCGGTAATGGGCTTCAACATCTTCCAAGGTAATTAACGTCAAACCTGATGTGTTGCCACTCCCAATCGAGGCAAAATGGATGGTATAGCTGTTTGCGCCAACCGTAAGAATTTCAAAATCGAGCAGCTGCAAATGAATCCATTTCAGATAGCGTAAATTTAGGCGTTCGGAAAGTTCTGTCAGCTTAATCGGCGATAGATTTTGTTCTTCATAAATATGCTGAAAAATATGTTTCGCTTTTTTGTTGATGATCACGATCGTGCTGCGTGGATCAACCACAATCAATCCACTATCCATTTCTTCAATGATAGAGTTATTGAGTTTATGAAGATTTTCAAGGAGATTACGGTTTAATTCTATTTGAATTCGGTTATCTTGCGCCTGCGCTGAGTAATAACCGATTAAGAACAGCACCAGAGCAAAAATACTGATTTGAAATAATGGCCAGAGCAAATCATACCCATTATCTAATTCCAGGATTCGCCTAACTGTTGAAGGAAATTGGTTAAAAAACCGCATGATATCCGAGTCAATTTGCTGACAGAACATCGCCAGCAACAGCAGCCCCATAATCATCAATACATTGAATATCGCAAAGACCGCTGATTGGCGCACCGACAAGCTCAACACGGATAGGAGAATGGAGGACAAATAGATCGCGATCAGCGTTTGGCTCCATTGCGTGTTGTGATAAGAAATCAACAGCAATAAAAGAAAAAATACATCGAGGACCGCATTGATTAACAAAAATATTGCGCGAGGATGCACGCGTTTTAATGCCGTATTGCACACCAGGAGCATTGCAACATAGCAAAAAGCAAAAATAACGCTCAAAATATGCTCTGGTTGCGGCGCATGAACCGCTATTTCTCGAATATTAAACGACTGATCTGCGCTGACACTAATCGCCACGATAAACATCGCCACAGCAAGTAAGCGAAAATAGTTGCTAAAACGTGCAATACGGACACGGTATTGTAGACTTTGCACTTTAACAATATTGCGCACGCGCCCAGGGGAAGAAAGATTAAAGTTGGGAATGAGGCTTTCATGATAGATCATGTAAATCCCCCCAAATGTATTGCAACCAGGTGAGACCGCTCACCACAGCTGTATCCGCACGTAAAATACGCGGCCCTAACACCTGTGGCTGCCAACCGGCAGCACAAGCTTGTGCCACTTCATCCTCACTAAATCCCCCTTCAGGCCCTACCAGTAAACTCGCTTCTTGTGGCGCCAGTTTGGTACTCAGTTTAGTCGGTGAGGCGTCATGTGGACTCATAATAATCCGCATGCCCTCACTAGAGTTAACCGCCTCATCGAACATCATCGGCGAGCTTAGCTCAGGTAACTGGCTACGTCCGCACTGCTGCGCTGAAGCAATCACAATATTGCGCCAATGGGTCATGCGTTTGGGCAAGCGTTGCGCATTAAGCTGTCGTTCACTACGCTCACTATCAATCGGGATAATACGTGAGACCCCTAACTCCACCGATTTCTGGATCGCAAAGTCCATCGCCTCACCTTTGAGCAAAGCGAGATACAAGCTGATCTTAAGGGGTGATTCATTCTCAACTGCCCGGCTTTCAAGCACACACACCTCAAGCTGGTTTTTGTCAGCTACTGTGATACGTGTTTGATACTCTTTTGCCTCGCCATTAAAAACGATCAATGCATCACCCACACGCAAACGCAGCACCTTGACAACATGTCGGTGCACGTCATCGCTCAACTGGATCTGTTCACCAACAGATAACGGTTGTGGAGTATAAACTCGAATACGACGCGCCATAGGGTCCTTGGGTTGAATTACTGATCGCCATAGTGGCATACTGCTGCCTATTCTAACCTGTTTTACCTCTCTTATCATTATGAGCACAACCACCATTTGTAGCTGGAATGTGAATTCCCTAAAAGTTCGCCAAAGCCATGTTTTAGATTATTTACGTGATGCCTCACCCGATGTTTTAGGCTTACAAGAACTCAAACAAACCACCGAGGCCGTTGATTGTGCGGCGTTTCATGAGGCAGGTTGGCAAATTAGCGTCTATGGACAAAAAACGTATAACGGGGTCGCGTTAATCAGTAAAGCCGCTCAAGAAGATGTCGTTTATGGCTTTCCAGGCGATAATGACCCACAGGCGCGTGCGATCGCCGCAACGATTAACGGTATTCGGGTGATTAACCTCTATGTGCCGAATGGCAAGAAAGTCGGTGATGAAAAATACGAATACAAACTCAGCTGGTTAGCGCGCTTGCAGAGCTATGTTGAAGAAACGTTGCAAACCTATGACAAGGTGGT from Suttonella sp. R2A3 carries:
- a CDS encoding ATP-binding protein → MIYHESLIPNFNLSSPGRVRNIVKVQSLQYRVRIARFSNYFRLLAVAMFIVAISVSADQSFNIREIAVHAPQPEHILSVIFAFCYVAMLLVCNTALKRVHPRAIFLLINAVLDVFFLLLLLISYHNTQWSQTLIAIYLSSILLSVLSLSVRQSAVFAIFNVLMIMGLLLLAMFCQQIDSDIMRFFNQFPSTVRRILELDNGYDLLWPLFQISIFALVLFLIGYYSAQAQDNRIQIELNRNLLENLHKLNNSIIEEMDSGLIVVDPRSTIVIINKKAKHIFQHIYEEQNLSPIKLTELSERLNLRYLKWIHLQLLDFEILTVGANSYTIHFASIGSGNTSGLTLITLEDVEAHYRRVRETRLASLGRLTAGIAHEIRNPLGSVQNAADLLLEQHNDLQTRFLIGKMLRNTKRINSIISEIMRLFHNKPHETKLFHLNPFIYRLMLDAKENEELLGVEIIANIAATVDYAVYFSPGSLNEILYNLMLNAAKHNPDQLDLTITFRTSISKNGHHLFFDVIDNGTGVEAEDEEKIFEPFFSKRSGTGLGLYLVREMCIANNAQIVYLRGEKGAHFRITMERYANNENNNQPMENR
- a CDS encoding 16S rRNA (uracil(1498)-N(3))-methyltransferase; protein product: MARRIRVYTPQPLSVGEQIQLSDDVHRHVVKVLRLRVGDALIVFNGEAKEYQTRITVADKNQLEVCVLESRAVENESPLKISLYLALLKGEAMDFAIQKSVELGVSRIIPIDSERSERQLNAQRLPKRMTHWRNIVIASAQQCGRSQLPELSSPMMFDEAVNSSEGMRIIMSPHDASPTKLSTKLAPQEASLLVGPEGGFSEDEVAQACAAGWQPQVLGPRILRADTAVVSGLTWLQYIWGDLHDLS
- the xth gene encoding exodeoxyribonuclease III, encoding MSTTTICSWNVNSLKVRQSHVLDYLRDASPDVLGLQELKQTTEAVDCAAFHEAGWQISVYGQKTYNGVALISKAAQEDVVYGFPGDNDPQARAIAATINGIRVINLYVPNGKKVGDEKYEYKLSWLARLQSYVEETLQTYDKVVVIGDFNIAPADLDVHDPKAWEGKILCSEPERDALNKLLSLGFYDGFRHIHPEREQFSWWDYRMGGLRRNLGLRIDLNLCSDTLSCNAADIDMEPRRLERPSDHAPAWVSVTPRA